Below is a genomic region from Spongiibacter nanhainus.
TCTGGGCCACAAACTGGCGCTGGGGGTTGTTTTCAAGAAGCACAAAGTTACTGTCGGAGTTGAGCTCTTTGCTGTACTCGTCCAGTGAAGCAAAAACGATATCGCCACCGTGGGTGTCGATCTTTACCGACAGCACGTCAGTATCCACGGTCACTATGCTGTGGGTGTCGCCCTCTTCCAAGTCTGTAACGGCGTCTGCAACAGCTTGCTGATCACTGCTGCTGTCGAGACTCGGCACATCGCCGCTATTGGGGAGGGTCTGTTGTTCAGGCGTCGCTGCCGAGCCGGCAGCACTGTCGTCCACTTGCACAGTTTTGGCTGTGGCCAGAGGGCCCTGGGGATCAAAATTGCGCCACTCTACCAGCAACATAAACGACAGCGCGGCAATGGCGGCGATAAGGAGATAACGCTGGATATCAATCATGGCTTACTGGCCTGGTGGAAGTGGTGTGGTGGTCACAGCAGGGCGGCACTGGATCGTAGCCGCCGGGATGAAAAGGATGGCAGCGCAGAATGCGTTTGGCGCTCAGCAGTGTACCGCGAGCAGCGCCGTGCTGCTGAATGGCGTCGACAGCATAGTTAGAACAACTGGGATAAAACCGGCATCGCGGGCCAATCAAAGGGCTGATAAAGAGCCGGTACACGTTGATGCAAGCGATAAGTAACCGCCGCATGATGGTT
It encodes:
- the yidD gene encoding membrane protein insertion efficiency factor YidD — translated: MRRLLIACINVYRLFISPLIGPRCRFYPSCSNYAVDAIQQHGAARGTLLSAKRILRCHPFHPGGYDPVPPCCDHHTTSTRPVSHD